From a single Nicotiana tabacum cultivar K326 chromosome 8, ASM71507v2, whole genome shotgun sequence genomic region:
- the LOC107818912 gene encoding peroxidase 27-like, whose amino-acid sequence MATFKFLTFLILQIFCILKGANSQGVEVGFYKKTCPNVEAIVKQTTAHYISRAPTLAAPLLRMHFHDCFVRGCDGSVLLNSTKGNQAEKDAIPNQSLRGFQVIDAAKSALEQECPGIVSCSDILALAARDAVELINGPTWAVPLGRRDGRVSILLDALKNLPTPFDNFTTLKTTFGSLGLNVKDLAVLSGGHTIGMSHCFSFSSRLYNFTGKGDTDPNMDQNYIGRLKIKCKPGDVTTIVEMDPGSFKSFDTDYYTMVSKRRGLFASDAALLTDSQTKSYVLSQLNPYTSTFFKDFGESMIKMGKIGVLTGKAGEIRKHCALRN is encoded by the exons ATGGCAACATTTAAGTTTCTTACATTTCTTATTCTTCAGATTTTTTGCATCTTGAAGGGTGCTAATTCACAAGGAGTGGAAGTAGGGTTCTACAAGAAAACATGTCCAAATGTGGAAGCAATTGTCAAACAGACAACAGCTCACTACATTTCTCGTGCTCCAACCCTAGCTGCTCCTTTGTTGAGAATGCATTTTCATGATTGTTTTGTTAGG GGATGTGATGGTTCAGTGCTACTGAATtcaacaaaaggtaaccaagctGAGAAAGATGCAATTCCAAACCAAAGCCTAAGGGGATTCCAAGTAATTGATGCTGCTAAATCTGCTTTAGAGCAAGAGTGTCCTGGCATTGTGTCTTGCTCTGATATTTTAGCCTTAGCAGCCCGTGATGCTGTTGAACTG ATTAATGGACCAACTTGGGCAGTTCCCTTGGGAAGAAGAGATGGGAGAGTTTCAATTCTCTTAGATGCCTTAAAGAATTTGCCAACTCCTTTTGATAACTTCACTACTCTTAAAACAACATTTGGCTCCTTGGGCTTAAATGTAAAAGACCTTGCTGTTTTATCAG GAGGACACACTATTGGAATGTCACATTGTTTTTCCTTCTCAAGTCGTTTGTACAATTTCACTGGCAAAGGTGATACAGACCCAAACATGGATCAGAACTACATAGGCCGTTTGAAGATCAAGTGCAAGCCAGGAGATGTGACCACCATCGTCGAGATGGACCCTGGAAGTTTCAAGAGTTTTGACACTGACTATTACACCATGGTTAGCAAAAGAAGAGGGTTGTTCGCATCTGATGCAGCTCTTCTCACAGATAGTCAAACAAAATCTTATGTCTTGTCCCAGCTAAATCCCTATACATCCACATTCTTCAAGGATTTCGGAGAATCAATGATAAAGATGGGCAAAATTGGGGTTCTTACTGGAAAAGCAGGCGAAATCAGAAAACATTGTGCCCTCAGAAACTAA
- the LOC107772308 gene encoding peroxidase 27-like, whose amino-acid sequence MATLKFLSFLILQIFCIIEVANSQGVEVGFYKKTCPNVEAIVKQTTAHYISRAPTLAAPLLRMHFHDCFVRGCDGSVLLNSTKGNQAEKDAIPNQSLRGFQVIDAAKSALEQECPGIVSCSDILALAARDAVELINGPTWAVPLGRRDGRVSILLDALKNLPTPFDNFTTLKTTFGSLGLNVKDLAVLSGGHTIGMSHCFSFSSRMYNFTGKGDTDPKMDQNYIGRLKIKCKPGDVTTIVEMDPGSFKSFDTDYYTMVSKRRGLFASDAALLTDSQTKAYVLSQLNPYASTFFKDFGESMIKMGKIGVLTGKAGEIRKHCAFRN is encoded by the exons ATGGCAACATTAAAGTTTCTTTCATttctcattcttcaaattttttgCATAATAGAGGTTGCTAATTCCCAAGGTGTAGAAGTAGGGTTCTACAAGAAAACATGTCCAAATGTGGAAGCAATTGTCAAACAGACAACAGCTCACTACATTTCTCGTGCTCCAACCCTAGCTGCTCCTTTGTTGAGAATGCATTTTCATGATTGTTTTGTTAGG GGATGTGATGGTTCAGTGCTACTGAATtcaacaaaaggtaaccaagctGAGAAAGATGCAATTCCAAACCAAAGCCTAAGGGGATTCCAAGTAATTGATGCTGCTAAATCTGCTTTAGAGCAAGAGTGTCCTGGCATTGTGTCTTGCTCTGATATTTTAGCCTTAGCAGCCCGTGATGCTGTTGAACTG ATTAATGGACCAACTTGGGCAGTTCCCTTGGGAAGAAGAGATGGGAGAGTTTCAATTCTCTTAGATGCCTTAAAGAATTTGCCAACTCCTTTTGATAACTTCACTACTCTTAAAACAACATTTGGCTCCTTGGGCTTAAATGTAAAAGACCTTGCTGTTTTATCAG GAGGACACACTATTGGAATGTCACATTGTTTTTCCTTCTCAAGTCGTATGTACAATTTCACTGGCAAAGGTGATACAGACCCAAAGATGGATCAGAACTACATAGGTCGTTTGAAGATCAAATGCAAGCCAGGAGATGTGACCACCATCGTCGAAATGGACCCTGGAAGTTTTAAGAGTTTCGACACTGACTATTACACCATGGTTAGCAAAAGAAGAGGGTTGTTCGCATCTGATGCAGCCCTTCTTACTGATAGTCAAACAAAAGCTTATGTCTTGTCCCAGCTAAATCCCTATGCATCCACTTTCTTCAAGGATTTTGGAGAATCAATGATAAAGATGGGCAAAATTGGCGTCCTTACTGGGAAAGCAGGCGAAATCAGAAAACACTGCGCCTTTAGAAACTAA